In Xiphophorus couchianus chromosome 8, X_couchianus-1.0, whole genome shotgun sequence, the following proteins share a genomic window:
- the gdnfa gene encoding glial cell line-derived neurotrophic factor, producing MKLWDVLATCFLLLTSVATRPLYQNTQQAKRTRFPSSYRDSGSLSVEDEESLFQREEHNLQEISMEDQYDIAAPYPDQFEDVMDFIEATIGRLRRSSETSGNSAGRREQRQRGAANTRGTREERRGHGGKKRGRGRGGGRGGKGSGAEREKERISVQSRGCLLKEVHLNVTDLGLGYQTKEELIFRYCSGPCIEAETNYDKILNNLTHNKKLDKDTPSRTCCRPIAFDDDLSFLDDDVVYHTLKKHSARKCACV from the exons ATGAAGTTATGGGATGTTCTGGCCACGTGTTTCTTGCTCCTGACCTCTGTCGCTACACGGCCTCTCTACCAAAACACTCAGCAAGCCAAGAGGACTCGCTTCCCCAGCAGCTACCGTGATTCTGGGTCTCTGTCTGTGGAAGACGAAGAGTCACTGTTCCAGCGTGAAGAGCACAACCTTCAGGAGATCTCCATGGAAGATCAGT ATGACATAGCAGCTCCCTATCCAGACCAGTTTGAGGACGTGATGGATTTTATTGAGGCTACCATCGGCAGACTCCGGAGGTCATCGGAAACTAGCGGGAACTCTGCAGGACGACGggagcagagacagagaggagcaGCAAACACAAGAGGCAcgagagaagagaggagagggcATGGGGGGAAGAAAAGGGGTCGAGGCCGAGGAGGAGGCCGAGGAGGAAAGGGAAGCGGGGcggagagagaaaaggagaggatATCTGTACAGAGTCGTGGTTGCTTACTAAAGGAGGTCCATCTCAATGTAACAGATTTGGGGTTAGGGTACCAGACCAAGGAGGAGCTGATCTTCCGGTACTGTAGCGGGCCCTGCATTGAGGCGGAGACCAACTATGACAAGATCCTGAACAACCTCACACACAACAAAAAGCTGGACAAGGACACGCCCTCACGCACCTGCTGTCGACCGATCGCCTTCGATGACgatttgtcttttttggacGACGACGTGGTGTATCACACGCTGAAAAAGCATTCAGCTCGGAAGTGTGCCTGCGTCTGA